Proteins from a genomic interval of Anolis sagrei isolate rAnoSag1 chromosome 1, rAnoSag1.mat, whole genome shotgun sequence:
- the CGAS gene encoding cyclic GMP-AMP synthase — MKAFNNTSRGENLWAVRNGESGSPKDREGRSLPLLALPSSRLAGESGEAQSGGVCCIAGGNALPKRKAELLTYGFVSREAKPQLTRIPAPSEAFRSRWAPASRPRALIFLAGSEAMEPGAAGRRRKSGMKEEEKEEEKERKAAPTERAAGAPKGATQGPKGRKQGEGQKEKKGGGKEKGMEKSGKKEKEEEAAPMERAAKGATQGPKGRKGSEGQKKGSIGGGEEKGMEKKKKEEAAPTGRTAKGAPEGLKRRKGGEEQKKGMEKSGKKEGEGAPTERAVKGAPEGPKRGKGGESQKEKGGGEEKGMEKSGKEEEEEEEEEEAAQTGRAAKGATEGPKGRKRGEGQEKSGMEKSGKEKGEEAAPTERAAKGATQGPKGRKGGESQKEKKGGVGGMEEKGMEKEEVTAAPTARDAEGPKGRKGGEGSKEKVGGGEEEEKAPEKKRPSRAKDEGEAASRAEAPPAPPWALLPVLRRVLERLRLSKEARSEAAEQVNRLRDRLLSAVRKAPCFKAVEFFSSGSYYERVKICSPDEFDIMFKIPKVRLELEPCEVVTSSGAFYYVKLKRDPANKELNQFCDDNEQLSSSRMLLKLRNIIIDEVKKMADMNISVEKKRPGCPAVTVLIGSPPSVISVDIILSLEFHHPKWCSSTENGMGIEEWMGTKVKKSLRSEPLYLVPKNVKDGKCFIDNTWRLSFSNIEKMLLQNHGQTKTCCEIKGEKCCRKDCLKLLKYLLWQLKTKHENRNQFEKFCSYHVKTAFFHACVKWPKDSNWLLANLDECFNRLLNYFLDCLKEAKLPLFFIPEFNFFSEERIDRTKRNALVKTIEKEINNRFPMFN; from the exons atgaaagccttcaacaatacatctcgGGGGGAAAACTTATGggcggttaggaatggtgagagtggCAGTCCAAAAGaccgggagggccgaagtttgcccctgCTTGCCCTACCTTCCTCGAGGTTGGCAGGCGAAAGTGGGGAAGCTCAAAGCGGGGGCGTGTGTTGTATTGCTGGagggaatgccctccccaaaagGAAAGCCGAGCTCCTCACTTACGGTTTCGTTTCTCGGGAGGCCAAACCCCAGCTAACCCGGATCCCGGCCCCTTCGGAGGCGTTCCGGTCTCGCTGGGCTCCGGCGTCGCGTCCCCGCGCTTTGATTTTCCTGGCGGGAAGCGAAGCCATGGAGCCAGGCGCCGccgggagaaggaggaagagcgggatgaaggaggaggagaaggaggaggagaaggagaggaaagcggCCCCGACGGAGAGGGCAGCAGGGGCGCCGAAGGGTGCCACACAAGGGCCGAAGGGGAGGAAGCAAGGCGAGGgccagaaggagaagaagggcggCGGCAAGGAGAAGGGGATGGAGAAGAgcgggaagaaggagaaggaggaagaagcggCCCCGATGGAGAGAGCGGCGAAGGGAGCCACCCAAGGGccgaaggggaggaagggaagcgaGGGCCAGAAGAAGGGCAGCATTGGTGGCGGCGAGGAGAAGgggatggagaagaagaagaaggaagaagcggCCCCGACGGGGAGGACGGCGAAGGGAGCCCCAGAAGGgctgaagaggaggaagggaggcgaGGAACAGAAGAAGGGGATGGAGAAGAgcgggaagaaggagggagaaggggccCCGACAGAGAGGGCGGTGAAGGGAGCCCCAGAAGGGCCGAAGAGGGGCAAGGGAGGCGAGAGCCAGAAGGAGAAGGGCGGCGGCGAGGAGAAGGGGATGGAGAAGagcgggaaggaggaggaggaggaggaggaggaggaggaagcggccCAGACGGGGAGGGCGGCGAAGGGAGCCACAGAAGGGCCGAAGGGGAGGAAGCGAGGCGAAGGCCAGGAGAAGAGCGGGATGGAGAAGAGcgggaaggagaagggggaagaagCGGCCCCGACGGAGAGGGCGGCGAAGGGAGCCACACAAGGGccgaaggggaggaagggaggcgagagccagaaggagaagaagggcggTGTGGGCGGCATGGAGGagaaagggatggagaaagaggaggtGACCGCGGCCCCGACGGCGCGGGATGCAGAAGGGccgaaggggaggaagggaggcgaGGGCTCGAAGGAGAAGGTgggcggcggcgaggaggaggagaaggcgccCGAGAAGAAGCGCCCTTCCCGAGCCAAGGATGAAGGGGAGGCGGCGTCGAGGGCCGAGGCGCCTCCCGCTCCTCCTTGGGCTCTCCTTCCCGTCCTCCGCCGGGTGCTGGAGAGGCTCCGCCTGAGCAAGGAGGCGCGCAGCGAGGCTGCCGAGCAGGTCAACCGGCTCCGGGACCGGCTCCTGTCTGCCGTCAGGAAGGCGCCCTGCTTCAAGGCCGTCGAGTTCTTCAGCTCCGGCAGTTACTACGAGCGAGTCAAG ATATGTAGCCCAGATGAGTTCGATATTATGTTTAAAATTCCTAAAGTAAGACTGGAACTGGAACCCTGTGAAGTTGTCACTTCTTCTGGTGCCTTTTATTATGTAAAGCTGAAACGAGATCCTGCCAATAAGGAACTCAATCAGTTTTGTGATGATAATGAACAACTTTCATCTTCACGTATGCTTTTGAAACTAAGGAACATTATTATAGATGAAGTAAAGAAAATGGCAG ATATGAACATTTCTGTAGAGAAAAAGAGGCCTGGATGCCCAGCAGTAACTGTTCTCATTGGAAGTCCTCCTTCTGTTATATCAGTAGACATCATTCTTAGTTTGGAATTTCATCATCCCAAGTGGTGTTCCAGTACAGAGAATGGCATGGGCATTGAAGAATGGATGGGAACAAAAGTAAAGAAGTCTTTGCGATCTGAACCACTCTACCTTGTGCCCAAAAACGTTAAAGATGGAAAGTGCTTTATAG atAATACCTGGCGACTTTCTTTCTCAAACATTGAGAAGATGCTGCTTCAAAATCATGGTCAAACAAAGACGTGTTGTGAAATCAAGGGAGAGAAATGCTGCAG GAAAGATTGTCTCAAGCTTCTGAAGTATTTATTGTGGCAGcttaaaacaaaacatgaaaacagaaATCAGTTTGAGAAATTCTGTTCTTATCATGTCAAAACTGCCTTTTTCCACGCATGTGTCAAATGGCCCAAAGACAGCAACTGGCTTCTTGCAAACCTTGATGAATGTTTCAACAGATTATTGAATTATTTTCTCGATTGCCTCAAAGAAGCTAAGCTACCACTCTTTTTTATACCTGAATTTAACTTTTTCTCTGAAGAGAGGATTGACAGGACAAAGCGTAATGCACTTGTAAAAACCATTGAAAAGGAAATAAACAATAGATTTCCTATGTTTAACTAA